The Gymnogyps californianus isolate 813 chromosome 3, ASM1813914v2, whole genome shotgun sequence genomic sequence taTTATTCTGTCTTTTTGTAATCAAGCATATGCTGCAATCCCTGCCTGTTACTTGAGGACTTACTGTACATGTATGTATTCCCAGGCAGCATTAAAACTGATGCAAACCGAAAATACTGTGTCTACACAGTAGGCCAAGCAGTTGCAGAAACATACTGAAATTATTGTGTATTCACAGCGTATTTATTCAGTGCAGGCACTGTAACATTgtcagagggaggaaaaggtaCCAGCTAGGAGCAGTTTCTTAATATTTCCAGAGAAAGTAACCCAGACTGCATTCTTGCTCTTGGAAGCACAGCAGGCTAGATCAGTTATTCTAGTGGGCTTTGTGTGTCCCTTAAGCCTCAAGTAGAGCTTTATGTCTTGTCTTACTATGGCAAGGCTGGCATGACAGAGAGGAGAACTTCTGAGCAGACTCCTCTGCCTAGGaacaggtaaaagaaaaaactggtTTGCACTTGTGGATCTTGTGTGTGCTGCATATGAGACTGAGGTTGAATACGTTCTTTCTTGGGCTGagtatttcttctgcagtttggGCTGCATGAAATTTCTTCTGCAACTTGAACCAGCAAAGAGGTGTACTAAAAAGACTTCTCAAGAAAGCATTACATTACTTCTTtaacagaagtgaaaataattgcattattaataaaatagatGTCAGGCCGTCGTGCCTTTGacttaaaagaataattttatgaGATTGTATTTTATGTCATTTGTGTCTGTACAAGTGAGAAGCTTAAAGCTGTGAATCAATGCAGactttaagaaaatgtttatttttatctcctAGGCTACTCGACATGCAGAAATGGTGGCAATCGATCAGGTCCTTGACTGGTGCAAGCAACACAACAGAGATTATACGGAAGTGTTTGCACACTCAGTATTGTACGTAACTGTAGAGCCTTGTATCATGTGTGCAGCTGCCGTGCGCTTGATGAGTATCCTTTCACGCTTATTCATGCTGGGACACCATATGTCAAAATGTTACTCTTTTGGCAGTGAGCCCACAGAGGAGGGCTTGACACTGTCAGGCAAAGCCAACAGGGGTACCATCTTATGGTTTGAGAGTCTGCACCCACCTCCATTTACTGCATGGTAAACAGCGAGAGACTCAAGAATTAAAGAGAAATGGTGCAATTATGACAAACAACGATTTCTCTTAggaatgtaaaaatacattttggagaTATCTGTTGTTATGTAAAATGGGCTAATCTCAGTTCAGTGTTCAGTTTTGAATGTGGTAACAATCAGTAAACCATGGCTTTGTATGCCTCTGCTTTGGGATTCACACTCCTCCTTTTCTGAGGAAGGCTGGACGTGCATCTTCAGCAATACATCTTACATTATTCAGAAGTAAATTCTGATTTTATGAGGGAGGAGTTGTAGTGCAAACTAATTTAGTCTGAAAAGTACAAGCACATTTTAGTGAAATTTAATGACTACTTAAATCAGGCTACTGTActtcctgcttgcttttcaCTTTAACTTAATACCTTAACTCATTCGCATAAATTCCACGGGTCGTATATGGCTGTCGAAATGAGCGATTTGGAGGCTGTGGCTCAGTTTTGAGCATCTCGTCTGATGATATGGTAGACACAGGAGAACCATTTGAAGTAAgctataaaatgttttcctttgtttttcagctagGGTACTGTGCCTAGCTTTGTTATCATGCTTGGAGAATGTTATGCATCAGTTTAAGAGGACTCAGATGAAGGATGATCGAAGTCAAGTAAACTTGACttaacaagaaaataatgtaaaaaaattaagtccttaaagaaaagaaaattgaggaAAAGCCTGATGacagtcttaaaatatttaaaaggatgcatcaaagaggaaaggaaggaattaTACTCGTGGAACAAGGTAAGGAATAAACACATCTAAAAGATGTGTAATACTCAGTAAGTGTATGCTGCAGGAAGAGATGagggaaaaattactttaaactGCAGAATGTACACACACATAATCAATAAAGATCAAGTAACAGCAACTTACTAAGTTACTGGTTTTTAGCTGAGCCACTGGAAATGATTGCATTTTTGCTCCCAGTCTATCCATATATGAGGTAAAATGCATTAGCTTAGACTTACTTCATACAGTTCAAATCCCAAAATAAATATGGACTGCAAAAGTAGCAGAGAAGATTTAGTTTAGACATTGGGAAACTTTCTGAACAGTAGTGTCTGGGGAGAATGAGGCATCTTTGTCATTTAAGAAAGGCTGGACAAGCATTCAGTGGAGGTATAGTATACATAAATCTAGATGCTTTACAGCATTATACTAGTATACCTATATACCTATACATACATATAGATAGAGTTTATAGCATTATATCTATTACATTATACACAGTTGTAGATGATCCTGCCTTATACAAGGATACTGATTAGGGTTCTTAGAGTTGTTTTCCACACTTTACATTTATGATTTaatgaatgtaaaaaataagtaatatatTTCAGCATTGTAAATAAGCACTAAAGGCTCAAGGCTCAGAAAGAATTTCAGTCAGCAAGACAATACAGTTTGGCAGTCCAGTATAAACATATTAAGCATCTTTCTGTCAGGGTGTTTGTGAGACTAGCATCTGAATTAATTTGTATAGTCAGTACTGGAAGAGTGGTAATTTGCTAACATTGGCACGtggtatttaatttttctgtatgttcagaagaaagaaaggagaagattCTTGCTACTACAAAtccttcctttgtttctgtagGCAACTGCAGTGGGATGTATAGGtctaattcattattttctagTGTGGGTGGAGATTCATTTAGTGTTAGTgacatttaaatgctttgtcGTTAATGTCCATGgcctggaaaaatattttggaaggacCAAAAAGGTCTGAGAGGTGACTGTTAGGAATAAAGAATAGGTGTGGACAAATGTTTTCTGGTAGGAATCTTATGTACAAATACCTAGGTGTATGTCTCTTGCATTTCCAAGTGCTTGAGGAGTATATGAAGTAAGTTGGAAACACAttaataggaaagaaattgGAGATTGCATAAAAATGTTACGTGAGTTACTAAGAAAGTTTGTTTTGCCTAACTTTAAGTTATTAGGGAAATTATTTACTCTACTAAGCTTCAACATaggatttttcaaatgtattagGTATTCAACCTGCAAAGGAGATTTTCTGAACCCCAAATAGACAGTACAGTTGTTTGCAATTATTCTGTACTTAAGGCATTATTGTGAAGCATGGAATATGTTATTCTCAGATGCGCTTATGAACATCATTCTAATTTGAACAGTGCATTTCTGGCTATCGTGCCAAAGAAGCAGTGGAAATGTTAAAAGCTTTCTACAGACAAGAAAATCCCAATGGTAGGTTTCACATTAATGGATCCATTTTGATCCCAACctaatttaaaagaatgctGGCACTGGTATTCCTGTAATTCACTTctgatgttttttctccctttctgtttcttcttggCAGCACCAAAATCAAAAGTACGGAAAAAGGACCATCGTAATTAGCCCTATGCTGTTGGGAGACAGAAACTTACCAAAAAATGATACGTGAAGGTTTCTTCAGcatccctctttttttaaaatgtacagtcCAATTTAACTATGTCTAATGTTCTGTACAGTTTTTTACTAGTAGGACACTTACTACCTGTTCCTGCGTTTCTGTGTATGTGATTTCTTGTTATCATACATgatcaaacagaagaaaaagtggctgtttttagaaagaggaaaatttatGGTTCAAGTTCACTTGTTTACAGCCAGATGGATCCATTGAAATGATGCCATTC encodes the following:
- the ADAT2 gene encoding tRNA-specific adenosine deaminase 2; translated protein: MEDEEAVAWMDQALDMAKEALENGEVPVGCLLVYNGEVVGRGRNEVNETKNATRHAEMVAIDQVLDWCKQHNRDYTEVFAHSVLYVTVEPCIMCAAAVRLMKIPRVVYGCRNERFGGCGSVLSISSDDMVDTGEPFECISGYRAKEAVEMLKAFYRQENPNAPKSKVRKKDHRN